One Helicobacter sp. MIT 05-5293 genomic region harbors:
- a CDS encoding ABC transporter ATP-binding protein, which yields MNSPLVRIVSLTKTYKNVTALRNVNLEIPQGRIVGLLGPNGCGKTTMIKILVGLLQQYEGEVYIDGFKPGIQTKSIVAYLPDRNILNPAMNAFECVKFFETFYADFDSTQAKEIINVLQIPTNRPVKSMSKGTIEKLHLLLTLSRRAKIYIFDEPIAGVDPLAREQVFELISRYANADASILLATHLIHDAQKILNDAIFLYEGEILRYESIDRIISADQPHLEEAFKSDFKAKINQKQQISSQYGEAL from the coding sequence ATGAACTCTCCTCTCGTTCGTATCGTTTCTCTCACTAAAACTTATAAAAATGTTACGGCTCTTAGAAATGTGAATTTAGAGATTCCGCAAGGTCGGATAGTCGGATTATTAGGACCTAATGGTTGTGGTAAAACAACAATGATTAAAATTCTCGTAGGGCTTTTGCAACAATATGAAGGAGAGGTTTATATTGACGGATTCAAACCCGGCATACAAACAAAGTCTATCGTGGCTTACTTGCCTGATAGAAATATCCTTAATCCCGCAATGAATGCGTTTGAATGCGTGAAGTTTTTCGAGACTTTTTATGCAGACTTTGACAGCACACAAGCTAAAGAAATCATCAATGTTCTTCAGATTCCCACTAATCGCCCAGTCAAATCAATGTCTAAAGGCACAATCGAAAAGCTTCACTTGCTTCTCACGCTTTCTCGCCGCGCAAAAATCTATATTTTTGATGAGCCGATTGCGGGAGTCGATCCTCTAGCGCGTGAGCAAGTTTTTGAGCTGATTTCTCGCTATGCAAATGCTGATGCAAGTATTTTGCTTGCTACACATCTTATCCACGATGCACAGAAGATTCTGAATGATGCGATTTTTCTCTACGAGGGAGAAATTTTGCGTTATGAGAGTATAGATCGCATCATTTCTGCTGACCAACCTCATCTTGAGGAAGCATTTAAAAGCGACTTTAAGGCAAAAATCAACCAAAAGCAGCAAATCTCATCACAATACGGAGAGGCATTATGA
- the rpsU gene encoding 30S ribosomal protein S21, whose protein sequence is MPGIKVKEGESFEEAYRKFKKQTDRNLVVTEVRARRFFESKTEKRKKQKINAKKKMLKRLYMLRRYESKL, encoded by the coding sequence ATGCCCGGTATCAAAGTTAAAGAAGGTGAATCGTTTGAAGAAGCATACAGAAAGTTCAAAAAACAAACAGATCGAAATCTTGTTGTAACAGAGGTGCGAGCTCGAAGGTTTTTTGAATCAAAAACTGAAAAGCGTAAAAAACAAAAAATCAACGCTAAGAAGAAAATGCTCAAACGACTTTATATGCTTAGACGCTACGAATCTAAACTCTAA
- the ftsZ gene encoding cell division protein FtsZ — protein MEEINLDIHEVNQGAVISVIGVGGGGSNMVSYLTTTNPHNAIRLIAANTDIQHLQSTNAAVKMKLGEKLTKGLGAGMQPEIGKRAAEETYEEIKAVLADSDIVFISAGLGGGTGTGAAPVIAKAAKEVGALTISIITKPFKMEGMKRSRLAEEGLRNLKLESDCLIVIPNDRLLSIIPKNYGLRESFNMVNDVLARAVNGISGVILEHSAHDINVDFADVQTVMSYKGLALMGIGESSGDGAASHAVRMAIESPLFDNISINGAMGILVNFEIHSNYPLLEIQEAMEIVNAIGDANEAAIVFGTRTLNDIPQDFVRVTIVATGFEKEVVGGSDCESSSKTHTSQKSLEQSRDLIIDIQRRKVSGDEFRLLTDEHDSIDVPTYLRNQKD, from the coding sequence ATGGAAGAAATTAATTTGGACATTCACGAAGTAAATCAAGGCGCGGTTATTTCTGTCATTGGTGTTGGCGGTGGCGGTTCTAATATGGTGAGTTATCTTACCACAACTAATCCACATAATGCTATAAGGCTTATTGCTGCCAATACTGATATTCAGCATTTACAAAGCACTAATGCTGCTGTCAAAATGAAACTTGGAGAGAAGCTTACTAAGGGATTGGGTGCAGGAATGCAACCAGAAATTGGAAAAAGAGCAGCGGAAGAAACTTATGAAGAGATTAAAGCTGTATTAGCAGATTCAGATATTGTTTTTATTTCTGCAGGATTGGGTGGTGGCACAGGCACAGGTGCTGCACCAGTCATTGCCAAAGCCGCAAAAGAAGTAGGCGCATTGACAATTTCTATTATCACCAAACCTTTTAAAATGGAGGGTATGAAACGTTCTCGTCTTGCTGAAGAAGGATTAAGAAATTTAAAACTAGAAAGTGATTGTTTAATTGTAATTCCTAATGATCGTCTTTTATCTATTATTCCTAAAAATTATGGCTTACGCGAAAGTTTTAATATGGTTAATGATGTCCTTGCTAGAGCAGTTAATGGGATTTCAGGTGTTATTTTAGAACATAGCGCGCATGACATTAATGTAGATTTTGCTGATGTCCAAACTGTTATGAGTTATAAAGGTCTAGCGTTAATGGGTATTGGTGAATCAAGTGGAGATGGTGCTGCCTCTCATGCTGTGCGTATGGCAATAGAATCTCCGCTTTTTGATAATATTTCTATTAATGGCGCAATGGGCATACTTGTCAATTTTGAGATACACAGCAACTATCCTCTTTTGGAAATTCAGGAAGCAATGGAGATTGTTAATGCAATCGGAGATGCAAATGAGGCAGCAATCGTATTTGGAACAAGAACATTGAATGATATACCACAGGATTTTGTGCGTGTAACAATCGTTGCAACAGGCTTTGAGAAAGAAGTTGTAGGAGGTAGTGATTGTGAATCTTCTTCTAAAACCCATACTAGCCAAAAAAGTTTAGAACAATCTCGCGATCTCATTATTGATATACAGAGAAGAAAAGTGAGTGGTGATGAGTTTCGTTTGCTCACAGATGAGCACGATAGCATTGATGTGCCAACCTATTTGCGTAACCAAAAAGACTGA
- the ftsA gene encoding cell division protein FtsA has protein sequence MNQTILGIDIGSTKICSIIADIKDGVPYIIGTGFHKAEGIRKGSITNIEQASQAIRNSVNDAKRVAGTNVEKAIVSLSGAYTKSLRSSAVANVPNNEIGLKEINRAMQSAIYNALIPDDHTLIHALPYEFRLDDQNPAEDPMGMSASRLEVFVHIITAKKAALENLKKAVRSSGIEIDNIVLSAYASSIAVLTNEEKDLGVACIDMGGQTCDLMIHNGYSMRYSDFLSVGSNNITIDLATALNTHPSTAEKIKTDYGKLILSDEDKDKALEIPIMANESATNKVNLEIIHTVISARVEETLLLLAKSIEKSGLREKIGAGITLTGGMANLEGMQEFASSIFRKPVRISKPVSIDGLFDGLKGTHSATAIGLILHGAGQHTNYEMDCEKKMRYRKSNLVADTNGIGNIELSKEHNVQDIAITTQNAPHIIHKSDLSQIKTSDGDRHDNIFIRFWKWLSQLF, from the coding sequence GTGAATCAGACCATATTAGGCATTGATATTGGTTCTACCAAAATTTGTTCGATCATTGCAGATATTAAAGATGGTGTTCCTTATATTATAGGCACAGGTTTTCATAAAGCTGAAGGAATCAGAAAGGGTTCTATCACAAACATTGAGCAAGCTTCGCAAGCCATTAGAAATTCTGTAAATGATGCCAAGCGCGTGGCAGGGACAAATGTAGAAAAGGCTATTGTATCACTATCTGGTGCTTATACAAAAAGCCTAAGATCTTCAGCAGTGGCAAATGTGCCTAACAATGAGATTGGATTAAAAGAAATTAATCGTGCAATGCAATCAGCCATTTATAATGCCCTTATTCCCGATGATCACACCTTGATTCACGCATTGCCTTATGAATTTAGGCTTGACGATCAGAATCCCGCAGAAGATCCAATGGGTATGAGCGCATCGCGTTTAGAGGTATTTGTGCATATTATAACAGCTAAAAAAGCGGCATTAGAGAATCTAAAGAAAGCTGTGCGTTCAAGCGGTATAGAGATTGACAATATCGTTTTAAGTGCTTATGCTTCATCTATCGCTGTTTTAACGAATGAAGAAAAAGATTTGGGTGTAGCGTGTATTGATATGGGCGGGCAGACTTGTGATTTAATGATTCATAATGGTTATTCAATGCGTTATAGTGATTTTCTTAGCGTGGGTTCTAATAATATCACGATTGACTTAGCTACGGCTCTTAATACACACCCAAGCACTGCAGAAAAGATTAAGACAGATTATGGTAAATTAATCTTGAGTGATGAGGACAAGGATAAAGCTTTGGAGATTCCTATTATGGCAAATGAATCTGCTACAAATAAAGTCAATCTTGAAATTATACATACCGTGATTTCCGCGAGAGTGGAAGAAACTTTATTACTTTTGGCAAAGAGTATCGAAAAAAGTGGTTTGAGAGAAAAGATTGGCGCAGGTATTACCCTAACTGGGGGTATGGCAAATCTTGAAGGAATGCAAGAATTTGCATCAAGCATATTCCGTAAGCCGGTGAGAATCTCAAAGCCTGTTTCTATAGATGGGCTTTTTGACGGATTAAAAGGGACGCATAGTGCTACTGCAATAGGCTTGATACTTCATGGTGCTGGACAACATACGAATTATGAAATGGATTGTGAAAAGAAGATGCGCTACCGAAAGAGTAATCTTGTTGCAGACACAAATGGTATAGGTAATATTGAGCTATCAAAAGAACATAATGTGCAAGATATTGCAATAACGACACAAAATGCTCCTCATATTATTCACAAAAGTGATCTTTCACAGATTAAGACTTCTGATGGGGATAGGCATGACAATATATTCATTAGATTCTGGAAATGGCTTAGCCAACTATTTTAA
- a CDS encoding peptidylprolyl isomerase, with protein MITWMQKHKKWLVITIWISAIAFIGAGMVNWGSYGFGSSNDKVATVGHIDIHFAEYQRAYNEVYNEYSRIPQLGGILDEAQAKQLGLPKIALQRLIQQTQLLNFAQDLGLEVSDQEVSNEIINANVYVDDQGRFSSEIYKQSLRDRQMRTDEFEESIRKVLLIQKLLGVMNLNTEQPLVHITPLEVSSLKMASSIYDRLMVGIIPTSQISFDVKEDEVKEFWLKNASQWKTPMAFHVEYILVPYSEQNPQEEELLEHYNDFKTDYFNEDGHLMSFDEAKDLVLRDVQKSKAESVAKREYIALRDGKKKGEETHFDENDHYFIKNGVDLVVADMKVAQKGQTLRPIEADKGYVTLKILDKTESVDKSFDEARNEVNEAFKKYKRHQELIKIAQESISTFKGKDIGFVNKYYNGTIENLDTTQKAHFLNQVFSSNQKEGYVLFEDKAVMYRILEQAVMPLQAVDFDVVAKNVKYGIIAETLMVYLGKRYKTTMYIDLDK; from the coding sequence ATGATTACTTGGATGCAAAAGCATAAAAAGTGGTTGGTAATTACAATTTGGATCAGTGCTATTGCTTTTATTGGTGCTGGAATGGTGAATTGGGGTTCTTATGGTTTTGGTTCAAGTAACGATAAAGTTGCCACTGTGGGACATATCGATATACATTTTGCAGAATATCAACGCGCTTATAATGAAGTCTATAATGAATATTCGCGCATACCGCAGCTTGGAGGTATTTTAGATGAGGCGCAAGCTAAGCAGCTCGGTTTGCCTAAAATTGCTTTACAAAGACTAATCCAGCAGACACAATTGCTTAATTTTGCACAAGATTTGGGTTTGGAAGTCAGTGATCAAGAAGTTAGCAATGAAATTATTAATGCTAATGTCTATGTCGATGATCAAGGACGATTCAGTAGCGAAATTTATAAACAATCTCTCCGTGATCGTCAGATGCGCACTGATGAGTTTGAGGAGAGCATACGCAAAGTTTTACTGATACAAAAGTTACTTGGTGTAATGAATCTCAATACCGAGCAGCCTCTTGTGCATATTACACCACTTGAAGTTTCCTCTCTAAAAATGGCTTCTTCAATTTATGATAGATTAATGGTAGGAATAATCCCTACTAGCCAAATATCTTTTGATGTCAAAGAAGATGAGGTAAAGGAGTTTTGGTTAAAGAATGCAAGTCAATGGAAGACTCCTATGGCTTTTCATGTCGAATATATCCTTGTCCCCTATAGTGAGCAGAATCCACAAGAGGAAGAGCTTCTAGAGCATTACAATGATTTCAAGACCGACTATTTCAATGAAGATGGGCATTTGATGAGCTTCGATGAAGCAAAAGATCTCGTATTGAGAGATGTTCAAAAAAGCAAGGCTGAAAGTGTGGCAAAGCGAGAATATATTGCTTTGCGTGATGGCAAGAAAAAAGGCGAGGAAACTCATTTTGATGAAAATGATCACTATTTTATTAAAAATGGTGTAGATTTGGTAGTCGCAGATATGAAGGTTGCTCAAAAAGGACAGACGCTCCGACCAATCGAGGCAGATAAGGGTTATGTAACTTTGAAGATTCTTGATAAAACAGAGAGTGTGGATAAAAGTTTTGATGAAGCGAGAAACGAGGTAAATGAGGCATTTAAAAAATATAAGAGACATCAAGAATTGATTAAGATTGCGCAAGAAAGTATCTCCACATTTAAGGGCAAAGATATTGGGTTTGTGAATAAGTATTATAATGGCACAATTGAAAATCTAGATACGACACAAAAAGCACATTTTCTTAATCAAGTTTTTAGCAGCAATCAAAAAGAAGGATATGTGCTTTTTGAAGATAAAGCTGTGATGTATCGTATTTTGGAGCAAGCAGTGATGCCTTTACAAGCGGTTGATTTTGATGTAGTAGCTAAAAATGTGAAATACGGTATAATAGCCGAGACATTAATGGTCTATTTAGGTAAACGTTATAAAACCACAATGTATATAGATTTGGATAAGTGA
- a CDS encoding FtsW/RodA/SpoVE family cell cycle protein yields MIDRRILAHFDYILLLFVIPLVGISLFLIHELDPVLFAKQVKYISLACGLVIFLFFVPFRKLNTLIMALYAICLVLLVLVHFIGTQKLGAQRWVDIPFTNFSIQPSEIMKTSLMLLLASYIANNPPPKDGYGFKEFVVISIGILIPFLIILKEPDLGTAMVVLLTGFGTLFLIGVNKKIWISLALIVVVLAPVMYVVDPLKDYQKKRIMDFVSDKSPYQVNQALIAIGASGLVGKSKENATQSQSRFLPYANTDFIFAYFVERFGFLGALGLLAWFFFMIVHILSLGFAYGKDYFLRVVASYIAILLFLYVGINICMVIGLAPVVGIPLPLVSYGGTSFVTFMTLFTILENILAFRFVFEYNSNSNKRGPLAQLVRALGS; encoded by the coding sequence GTGATTGACCGGCGTATTTTAGCACACTTTGATTATATTTTATTACTCTTTGTGATTCCTTTAGTGGGTATTTCGCTTTTTCTTATCCACGAATTAGATCCTGTGCTTTTTGCTAAGCAAGTAAAATATATCAGCTTGGCTTGTGGTTTGGTCATTTTTTTATTTTTTGTTCCTTTTAGAAAGCTTAATACGCTTATTATGGCACTTTATGCGATTTGTTTGGTGCTTTTGGTGTTGGTGCATTTTATAGGGACACAAAAACTCGGTGCGCAACGTTGGGTGGATATTCCTTTTACAAATTTTTCTATTCAGCCTAGTGAAATTATGAAAACTTCTTTGATGCTTCTTTTGGCATCATATATTGCTAACAATCCTCCGCCTAAAGATGGCTATGGATTCAAAGAATTTGTTGTTATTAGTATTGGGATTCTTATACCTTTTCTGATTATCCTTAAAGAGCCGGATTTGGGCACGGCAATGGTGGTTTTACTCACAGGATTTGGCACACTTTTTTTGATTGGTGTGAATAAAAAAATTTGGATTTCTTTAGCACTGATTGTTGTGGTTTTAGCACCGGTGATGTATGTAGTCGATCCGCTTAAGGATTATCAAAAAAAACGCATTATGGACTTTGTTTCCGATAAATCTCCCTATCAAGTCAATCAAGCTTTAATTGCCATTGGAGCAAGCGGATTGGTTGGTAAATCCAAAGAAAATGCTACACAATCGCAGTCTCGATTTTTGCCTTATGCAAATACTGATTTTATTTTTGCGTATTTTGTCGAACGTTTTGGATTTTTAGGTGCGTTAGGCTTGTTGGCGTGGTTCTTTTTTATGATTGTGCATATTTTAAGCTTAGGTTTTGCATATGGGAAAGATTATTTTTTACGCGTAGTGGCGAGTTATATTGCTATATTGCTTTTTTTGTATGTAGGAATCAATATTTGTATGGTTATAGGGTTAGCTCCTGTGGTTGGGATTCCCTTACCTTTGGTAAGTTATGGAGGGACAAGTTTTGTAACCTTTATGACACTTTTTACAATCTTAGAAAACATTCTTGCCTTTAGGTTTGTTTTTGAGTATAATTCCAACTCGAATAAGCGGGGACCTTTAGCTCAGCTGGTCAGAGCACTCGGCTCATAA
- a CDS encoding RluA family pseudouridine synthase: MQNLIITENDLTNSKMRLDSYLSLKLQSSKNQIQNLIKNHFVLVNGKICNKNGYTIGLNDTITILSPTTESVESADKNTAFCVDDEKFAISIIYEDEDILIINKPPHLVIHEAPSVKESTLVDWLKFHSYRFHTLSGNERYGIVHRLDKQTSGALAIAKTPLAYQNLSHTLKTREMGRYYLAIIDTPLKNHQDIECFMGRSPHNRLKMSKIHIPMPFTESDITNTTHTHIPKGIRYSKSSMVKLATSDNGALELIAVKLHTGRTHQIRVHLESLSRHILGDTLYGYKPSAKTFFYQNRILLHAYILYLNHPKTSQKMFFKAPILTDMLEFIQTHFTKDFNGCKDITEMLETDRIMRSFDVLS, translated from the coding sequence ATGCAGAATCTTATTATAACAGAGAATGACTTAACGAATAGCAAAATGCGACTTGATTCTTATCTAAGTCTCAAATTACAAAGTAGCAAAAACCAGATTCAGAATCTGATTAAAAATCACTTTGTGCTCGTCAATGGGAAAATCTGCAATAAAAACGGCTATACTATCGGGCTTAACGACACTATCACGATTTTATCACCCACGACAGAATCTGTAGAATCTGCAGACAAAAATACTGCTTTTTGTGTTGATGATGAAAAATTTGCTATTAGTATTATTTATGAAGATGAAGATATTTTGATTATTAATAAACCCCCACATTTAGTAATTCACGAAGCTCCTAGTGTCAAAGAATCCACCCTTGTAGATTGGCTCAAATTTCATTCTTACCGATTCCATACTTTAAGCGGGAATGAGCGTTATGGTATTGTGCATCGGCTTGATAAGCAGACTAGCGGGGCTTTGGCGATTGCTAAAACACCTCTTGCTTATCAGAATCTTTCCCACACACTTAAGACAAGAGAAATGGGTCGTTATTACCTTGCTATTATTGACACCCCACTAAAAAATCATCAAGATATTGAATGTTTCATGGGACGCTCTCCTCATAATCGCCTCAAAATGAGCAAGATTCACATTCCCATGCCCTTTACAGAATCTGACATCACAAACACCACACACACTCATATCCCCAAAGGCATTCGTTATTCAAAAAGCTCTATGGTAAAACTTGCGACTTCTGACAATGGCGCACTTGAGTTAATAGCAGTCAAACTACACACAGGACGCACACATCAGATACGCGTTCATCTTGAGAGTCTCTCGCGGCACATTTTAGGAGATACGCTTTATGGCTATAAACCCTCTGCAAAAACATTTTTCTATCAAAACAGAATCTTGCTTCATGCTTATATTTTATATCTCAATCACCCCAAAACTTCGCAAAAAATGTTTTTTAAAGCTCCTATTTTAACAGATATGCTAGAATTTATACAAACTCATTTCACAAAGGACTTCAATGGCTGTAAGGATATTACAGAAATGTTGGAAACAGATCGCATTATGCGCTCTTTTGATGTTCTCTCTTGA
- the trmB gene encoding tRNA (guanosine(46)-N7)-methyltransferase TrmB, whose amino-acid sequence MPHFLAPHIVIPPLPCTIGDYHFVYEAKKYGDDKQSLILVRFDDQEFYLRKVQRNDSQHNEILKCEKNTRIKPTGIIKNALKILCDTQESVISHNLNNNSIRQNLQSDYLKSIAFFTNFTESFILEIGFGSGRHLLHLAKENPHTICVGIEIHTPSIEQILRQIQIENLNNLYIINCDARILLEIMPDNLAQAIYIHFPVPWHKKPHRRVFSEIFLQQALRVLQPNGMLHLRSDDEQYFTDSLHIALRLDSLKMHIYKNQQASVVSKYEARWKRQCKNIFDLQIFKNTSIDNTPTKNTQNIQKTFHFDKILRKNLDNYINYPSKILEKDWFLHIDSLYKAHNIYVLMLCFGDFNQPQNKFLHIEFREDETKSWYVGGDPIPTNAAVKAHQYLKKILMKE is encoded by the coding sequence ATGCCACATTTTCTTGCACCTCATATTGTTATACCTCCCTTACCTTGCACAATAGGAGATTATCACTTTGTCTATGAAGCCAAAAAATATGGTGATGATAAACAATCCTTGATTCTCGTGCGTTTTGATGATCAAGAGTTTTACTTACGCAAAGTGCAACGCAACGATTCTCAACACAATGAGATTCTCAAATGTGAGAAAAATACGAGAATCAAGCCCACAGGTATTATCAAGAATGCGTTAAAGATTCTGTGTGATACCCAAGAAAGCGTTATTTCTCATAATCTCAACAACAATAGTATTCGTCAGAATCTCCAGTCTGATTATCTCAAATCAATTGCATTTTTTACAAATTTTACAGAATCTTTTATCCTTGAAATTGGATTTGGTTCGGGCAGACATTTACTGCATCTTGCAAAAGAAAATCCTCACACTATTTGCGTTGGCATTGAGATTCACACACCTTCAATTGAGCAGATTCTGCGACAGATTCAGATTGAGAATCTCAATAATCTTTATATTATCAATTGCGATGCGAGAATCTTGCTTGAAATTATGCCCGATAATCTTGCTCAAGCTATTTATATACATTTCCCTGTGCCATGGCATAAAAAACCCCATAGACGCGTTTTTTCAGAAATATTTTTACAGCAAGCCTTAAGGGTGCTTCAACCCAATGGAATGCTACATTTAAGAAGTGATGATGAGCAATATTTTACAGATTCACTTCACATTGCCCTTCGCCTCGATTCTCTTAAAATGCACATATATAAAAACCAACAAGCTTCTGTCGTGAGCAAATACGAAGCAAGATGGAAAAGACAATGTAAAAACATTTTTGATCTCCAAATCTTTAAAAATACATCAATAGACAATACCCCTACAAAAAATACACAAAATATACAAAAAACCTTCCACTTTGATAAGATTCTAAGAAAAAATTTGGATAATTATATAAACTATCCGAGTAAAATCTTAGAAAAAGATTGGTTTTTACACATTGATAGTCTCTATAAGGCTCATAATATTTATGTTTTAATGCTATGTTTTGGGGATTTTAATCAGCCTCAAAACAAATTTTTACACATCGAATTTCGAGAAGATGAGACAAAATCATGGTATGTCGGGGGTGATCCTATCCCTACAAATGCAGCCGTAAAGGCTCACCAATACTTAAAGAAAATTTTAATGAAGGAGTGA
- a CDS encoding ABC transporter ATP-binding protein, giving the protein MGAIIEAKNLNLGYSDEIVIKDATFSINAKEFVFITGASGSGKSTILSSFYGYLGVKSGHLNVYGLNMQKASKNRINFLRRSIGIVFQDYKLIKEWNIEKNVMLPMIINGYKKEVCKSQVEKLLVHIKLSHKANKFPLELSGGEQQRVAMARAVAHNPTIILADEPTGNLDDYSSELIWNLLKGVNEQLGITVVVVTHRMPDRLNIPYRRLHIEEGVVYEFA; this is encoded by the coding sequence TTGGGTGCAATTATTGAAGCAAAGAATCTCAATTTGGGCTATAGTGATGAAATTGTCATTAAAGACGCAACCTTTAGTATCAACGCAAAAGAATTTGTGTTTATCACAGGTGCTTCAGGGAGCGGAAAAAGCACAATTCTTAGCTCTTTTTATGGCTATCTCGGTGTCAAAAGCGGACATCTGAATGTCTATGGTCTCAATATGCAAAAAGCCTCAAAAAACCGCATTAATTTTTTACGCCGCAGTATTGGGATTGTCTTTCAGGATTATAAACTGATCAAAGAATGGAATATCGAAAAAAATGTTATGTTGCCCATGATCATTAATGGCTACAAAAAAGAAGTATGCAAATCACAGGTAGAAAAGCTTCTTGTGCATATCAAACTTTCACACAAAGCTAATAAGTTTCCTTTAGAACTTAGCGGGGGTGAGCAGCAACGCGTAGCAATGGCAAGAGCAGTAGCACATAATCCTACTATTATCCTCGCTGATGAGCCTACGGGTAACCTCGATGATTATTCAAGTGAATTGATATGGAATCTGCTCAAAGGCGTTAATGAACAGCTCGGTATCACCGTGGTTGTCGTTACACACCGTATGCCTGATCGACTGAATATTCCCTATCGGCGATTACACATTGAAGAAGGAGTTGTGTATGAATTTGCTTAA
- a CDS encoding peptidoglycan DD-metalloendopeptidase family protein translates to MRGYAWILLFVLINVCEANIDKDIAANKDKLAKTQSQEKAISKKFDELGKAINAKNIELTQLGHKITQLEKDIAQNQGKYQTQEKTLKQTQEKQNRLLKQKQNIETQLIKLITQSIAFNAVINNQSSIDSIDDVIEFHIYEILYRNTKTQVKKFDAQQTILNNEIKRISSTINQLQTSIKTQTTRKETLQNAKDNQKAILAKMQTELKVYDQQLKDIAKERKSLDDILAKLNIIKERDQQGKATNQQAFINNQKKPNSIKAPKQLGTSYRDVPIVSYKGAKTFPPLERYTIEKKFGPYFDPVYQFKIFNAAIMFNPKSPNASVKNVLDGKVVYAKDAPGLKKVIIIEHINAIHTIYAYLDKIESSIKAGMNIKKGTIIGKVNERLSFEVTQKDKHINPAEFIKLN, encoded by the coding sequence ATGCGAGGCTATGCCTGGATTCTTTTATTTGTCCTCATTAATGTATGTGAGGCAAATATCGACAAAGATATTGCCGCTAATAAAGACAAGCTTGCCAAAACGCAATCTCAAGAAAAAGCCATTAGTAAAAAATTTGATGAGCTGGGCAAAGCTATCAATGCAAAAAACATCGAGCTCACGCAACTTGGGCATAAAATCACACAATTAGAAAAAGATATTGCCCAAAATCAAGGTAAATACCAAACTCAAGAAAAAACTCTCAAACAAACTCAAGAAAAACAGAATCGTTTGCTTAAACAAAAGCAAAATATTGAAACACAATTGATTAAGTTAATCACTCAAAGTATTGCATTTAATGCTGTTATCAATAACCAATCTTCGATTGATTCCATTGATGATGTCATTGAATTTCATATTTATGAGATTCTCTATCGTAATACAAAAACGCAAGTAAAAAAATTTGATGCTCAGCAAACCATTCTCAATAATGAAATAAAACGAATTTCTAGCACTATTAATCAACTCCAAACATCAATCAAAACGCAAACTACCCGCAAAGAAACCCTCCAAAATGCCAAAGACAATCAAAAAGCTATTCTCGCAAAAATGCAGACTGAACTTAAAGTTTATGACCAACAACTCAAAGACATTGCAAAAGAACGTAAAAGTCTTGATGATATTCTTGCAAAGCTAAACATCATCAAGGAGCGTGATCAACAAGGAAAAGCTACCAACCAGCAAGCCTTTATCAATAATCAAAAAAAACCTAACAGCATCAAAGCTCCTAAACAACTTGGCACTTCGTATCGTGATGTCCCCATTGTCAGTTATAAAGGGGCTAAAACTTTTCCGCCTCTTGAAAGATATACGATTGAAAAAAAGTTTGGACCTTATTTTGATCCGGTGTATCAATTCAAAATTTTCAATGCAGCTATTATGTTCAATCCTAAATCGCCCAATGCGAGCGTTAAAAATGTCCTTGATGGAAAAGTCGTCTATGCTAAAGATGCTCCGGGATTGAAAAAAGTCATTATTATAGAACATATCAATGCAATTCATACAATTTATGCTTATTTAGACAAAATAGAATCAAGCATCAAAGCAGGTATGAATATTAAAAAAGGCACGATTATCGGGAAAGTCAATGAGAGATTAAGTTTTGAAGTTACGCAAAAAGACAAACATATCAACCCTGCAGAATTTATTAAACTCAATTAA